Proteins encoded within one genomic window of Ranitomeya variabilis isolate aRanVar5 chromosome 4, aRanVar5.hap1, whole genome shotgun sequence:
- the CUTC gene encoding copper homeostasis protein cutC homolog isoform X2, which produces MEMADQGFLMEVCVDSVESAVNAERGGAGRIELCASLLEGGITPTIGLLQVVKQYVQIPVYVMIRPRGGDFLYSDREMEVMKADIRLAKIHGADGLVFGALTEDGRIDAELCMDLLAISRPLPVTFHRAFDMVYDPLLAMETLISLGFERVLTSGCDSSALEGLPLIKRLVEQAKGRIIVMPGGGITERNLHRILEGAGVQEFHCSARSTKESLMKYRNNSVTMGAALSTSEYSIKVADVTKVRTLNAMAKNFL; this is translated from the exons GTGCCGGACGTATAGAGCTATGTGCCAGTTTACTGGAAGGAGGAATCACCCCGACCATAG gtcttttgcaggtggtgaagcagTACGTGCAGATCCCCGTGTATGTGATGATTCGGCCGCGAGGAGGAGACTTCCTCTACTCTGACCGAGAGATGGAAGTCATGAAAGCTGACATCCGGCTAGCAAAAATCCACGGCGCTGACGGCTTGGTTTTCGGAGCCCTGACAGAAGACGGCAGGATTGATGCAGAACTGTGCATGGATTTACTTG CTATTTCTCGCCCTCTTCCTGTCACTTTCCATCGAG CGTTTGACATGGTTTATGATCCCTTGCTGGCCATGGAGACTCTGATATCGCTTGGGTTTGAGCGGGTGCTGACCAGCGGGTGCGACAGCTCCGCACTGGAGGGTCTGCCTTTAATAAAGAGGCTTGTGGAGCAG GCTAAAGGCAGGATCATAGTAATGCCCG GTGGCGGAATCACAGAGAGGAACCTCCATAGAATTCTAGAAGGTGCCGGAGTTCAAGAATTCCACTGTTCTGCGCGCTCCACCAAGGAATCGTTAATGAAGTACAG AAACAACTCTGTGACAATGGGAGCCGCACTTTCTACCTCGGAGTATTCCATCAAGGTTGCCGATGTGACCAAAGTCAGGACATTGAATGCAATGGCAAAGAATTTCCTCTGA
- the CUTC gene encoding copper homeostasis protein cutC homolog isoform X3 yields MADQGFLMEVCVDSVESAVNAERGGAGRIELCASLLEGGITPTIGLLQVVKQYVQIPVYVMIRPRGGDFLYSDREMEVMKADIRLAKIHGADGLVFGALTEDGRIDAELCMDLLAISRPLPVTFHRAFDMVYDPLLAMETLISLGFERVLTSGCDSSALEGLPLIKRLVEQAKGRIIVMPGGGITERNLHRILEGAGVQEFHCSARSTKESLMKYRNNSVTMGAALSTSEYSIKVADVTKVRTLNAMAKNFL; encoded by the exons GTGCCGGACGTATAGAGCTATGTGCCAGTTTACTGGAAGGAGGAATCACCCCGACCATAG gtcttttgcaggtggtgaagcagTACGTGCAGATCCCCGTGTATGTGATGATTCGGCCGCGAGGAGGAGACTTCCTCTACTCTGACCGAGAGATGGAAGTCATGAAAGCTGACATCCGGCTAGCAAAAATCCACGGCGCTGACGGCTTGGTTTTCGGAGCCCTGACAGAAGACGGCAGGATTGATGCAGAACTGTGCATGGATTTACTTG CTATTTCTCGCCCTCTTCCTGTCACTTTCCATCGAG CGTTTGACATGGTTTATGATCCCTTGCTGGCCATGGAGACTCTGATATCGCTTGGGTTTGAGCGGGTGCTGACCAGCGGGTGCGACAGCTCCGCACTGGAGGGTCTGCCTTTAATAAAGAGGCTTGTGGAGCAG GCTAAAGGCAGGATCATAGTAATGCCCG GTGGCGGAATCACAGAGAGGAACCTCCATAGAATTCTAGAAGGTGCCGGAGTTCAAGAATTCCACTGTTCTGCGCGCTCCACCAAGGAATCGTTAATGAAGTACAG AAACAACTCTGTGACAATGGGAGCCGCACTTTCTACCTCGGAGTATTCCATCAAGGTTGCCGATGTGACCAAAGTCAGGACATTGAATGCAATGGCAAAGAATTTCCTCTGA